Proteins encoded by one window of Mustela erminea isolate mMusErm1 chromosome 7, mMusErm1.Pri, whole genome shotgun sequence:
- the MMP9 gene encoding matrix metalloproteinase-9 codes for MSPRQPLVLVLLALGCCSAAPRPHHPTLVVFPGDWRANLTDKQLAQEYLFRYGYTLVGEMNDKEESLGSALRLLQRRLSLPETGELDKTTLEAMRTPRCGVPDLGRFQTFEGNLKWHHQDITYWIQNYSEDLPRDVTDDAFARAFALWSAVTPLTFTRVYGPEADIVIQFGVREHGDGYPFDGKDGLLAHAFPPGQGIQGDAHFDDEELWSLGKGVVVPTYFGNSDGAPCHFPFTFEGRSYSACTTDGRSDNVAWCSTTADYDTDRRFGFCPSERLFTQDGNGDGKPCVFPFTFEGKSYSTCTTDGRSDGYRWCATTANYDQDKLYGFCPTRVDSTATGGNSAGEPCVFPFIFLGKEYSTCTREGRGDGHLWCATTSNFDRDKKWGFCPDQGYSLFLVAAHEFGHALGLDHSSVPEALMYPMYSFTEGPPLHEDDVKGIQYLYGSRQDPEPGPPTVRPTAPPTVCPTGPPTTRPSERPTTGPTGPPAAGPTGPPTAGPSETTTVTFHPAEDICKVNFFDAIAEIRNRLHLFKDGKYWQFSKGKGRPVQGPFLITDSWPALPRKLDSVFEDPLTKKIFFFSGRQVWVYTGSSVLGPRRLDKLGLGPEVAQVTGALPQGGGKVLLFSGRSFWSFDVKAQTVDPKSLGSVEQEFPGVPLNSHNVFQYQGKAHFCQDRFYWRVNSRHEANQVDEVGYVTFDFLQCPED; via the exons ATgagccccaggcagcccctggTCCTGGTGCTCCTGGCGCTGGGCTGCTGCTCTGCGGCTCCCAGACCACACCACCCCACCCTGGTGGTCTTCCCGGGAGACTGGAGAGCTAATCTCACTGATAAGCAGCTGGCACAG gaataTCTGTTTCGCTATGGCTACACTCTCGTGGGCGAGATGAATGACAAAGAGGAGTCCCTGGGTTCGGCGCTGCGGCTTCTCCAGAGGCGCCTGTCTCTGCCCGAGACTGGAGAGCTGGACAAAACCACCCTGGAGGCCATGCGGACCCCGCGCTGCGGCGTTCCGGACCTGGGCAGGTTCCAGACCTTTGAGGGCAACCTCAAGTGGCACCACCAGGACATCACTTACTG GATCCAAAACTACTCTGAAGACTTGCCGCGCGACGTGACCGACGACGCCTTCGCCCGCGCCTTCGCGCTCTGGAGCGCAGTGACGCCGCTCACCTTCACTCGCGTGTACGGCCCCGAAGCCGACATCGTCATTCAGTTTGGTGTTAGGG AGCACGGAGATGGGTATCCCTTCGATGGCAAGGACGGGCTCCTGGCACACGCCTTTCCTCCCGGCCAGGGCATCCAGGGAGACGCCCACTTCGACGATGAAGAGTTGTGGTCCCTGGGCAAGGGCGTCG TGGTTCCGACCTACTTCGGAAACTCAGATGGCGCCCCCTGCCACTTCCCCTTCACCTTCGAGGGCCGCTCCTACTCCGCCTGCACCACGGACGGCCGCTCCGACAACGTGGCCTGGTGCAGCACCACGGCGGACTATGACACCGACCGCCGGTTCGGCTTCTGCCCCAGCGAGA GACTCTTCACCCAGGACGGCAATGGGGACGGCAAGCCCTGCGTGTTTCCATTCACCTTCGAGGGCAAATCTTACTCCACCTGCACCACTGACGGTCGCTCGGATGGCTACCGCTGGTGCGCCACCACCGCTAACTACGACCAGGACAAACTCTACGGCTTCTGCCCGACCCGAG TCGACTCCACGGCGACCGGGGGCAACTCCGCGGGAGAGCCGTGTGTTTTCCCCTTCATCTTCCTGGGCAAGGAGTATTCGACCTGCACCAGGGAGGGCCGCGGAGATGGGCACCTCTGGTGCGCCACCACCTCTAACTTCGACAGAGACAAGAAGTGGGGCTTCTGCCCGGACCAAG GATACAGCCTGTTCCTTGTGGCCGCCCATGAGTTTGGCCACGCTCTGGGCTTAGATCACTCATCGGTGCCAGAAGCGCTCATGTACCCCATGTACAGCTTCACCGAGGGACCCCCATTGCATGAGGACGATGTGAAGGGCATCCAGTATCTGTATG GGTCTCGCCAGGACCCTGAACCAGGGCCTCCAACCGTCCGGCCCACCGCTCCACCAACCGTCTGCCCTACCGGGCCTCCAACTACCCGCCCTTCAGAGCGCCCCACTACTGGCCCCACAGGCCCCCCTGCAGCTGGCCCCACAGGTCCCCCCACTGCGGGCCCTTCTGAGACCACTACAGTGACTTTCCACCCGGCAGAGGATATATGCAAAGTGAACTTCTTCGACGCCATCGCAGAGATCAGGAACCGTCTGCATTTGTTCAAGGATGG GAAGTACTGGCAATTCTCCAAGGGCAAGGGGCGCCCGGTGCAGGGCCCTTTCCTTATCACTGACTCGTGGCCGGCGTTGCCCCGCAAGCTGGACTCCGTCTTCGAGGACCCGCTCACCaagaagattttcttcttctctg GGCGCCAAGTGTGGGTGTACACAGGTTCGTCGGTGCTAGGCCCGAGGCGTCTGGACAAGCTGGGCCTGGGCCCCGAGGTGGCCCAAGTCACTGGGGCCCTCCCGCAAGGCGGGGGGAAGGTGCTGCTGTTCAGCGGGCGGAGCTTCTGGAG TTTCGACGTGAAGGCGCAGACGGTCGATCCCAAGAGCCTCGGCTCGGTGGAGCAGGAGTTTCCCGGAGTGCCCTTGAACTCGCACAACGTCTTCCAGTACCAAG GGAAAGCCCACTTCTGCCAGGACCGTTTCTACTGGCGTGTGAATTCTCGGCACGAGGCGAACCAGGTGGACGAAGTGGGCTACGTGACCTTTGACTTCCTGCAGTGCCCCGAGGATTAG